The proteins below come from a single Ostrinia nubilalis chromosome Z, ilOstNubi1.1, whole genome shotgun sequence genomic window:
- the LOC135087131 gene encoding protein GPR107, which produces MIHLMQKVIMFSILTLVSVSGRIHKLVLSDDERHYVELTTFGFFQGGILDVHMVNFKLPSGPVNGEYGFTLDRTVNDVISPYLESHSDTCFLKDIENFGVTPLHPAIVFLKMDLNKLRLNITCNGEVDALHLYRNRSMIPVDRTKRQSQYMFVHRRRRDASVHTNAISKPVPQCSFAHLPITKETRNGFDYYNTSFAMLVASQKEEGLYNLYFHNCPHKAGGETTPINTVIEIYESNGGHNFLSAGEMPLPALYSMMSLIFFLSAGFWTFILRTSRHPVYRIHIIMCVLVYLKALSLAFHGINYNFIQRRGEHVTAWAIMYYITHLLKGALLFVTIVLVGTGWNFIKNILTDRDKKLFMIVIPLQVVANVAEIIIEESEEGAAEHNAWRGVFILVDLLCCAAILFPVVWSIRHLQDTSSTNMRKRKLKLFRHFYIMVVCYIYFTRIIISLLKITVPFQLSWIDEMFRETATFVFFVMTGYKFRPAAPNPYFFSD; this is translated from the exons ATGATTCATTTAATGCAAAAGGTTATAATGTTTTCAATTCTGACACTCGTATCAGTCTCGGGAAGGATACATAAGTTGGTACTTTCG GATGATGAGCGTCATTATGTGGAGCTCACAACCTTCGGCTTCTTCCAAGGAGGTATTCTTGATGTCCACATGGTCAACTTCAAGCTCCCATCAGGCCCTGTTAATGGAGAG TATGGTTTCACCCTGGACAGAACAGTGAATGATGTAATCAGCCCATATCTGGAATCTCATTCAGATACATGCTTCTTGAAAGACATAGAAAACTTTGGAGTCACACCCCTACACCCTGCTATAGTCTTTCTGAAGatggatttaaataaattaag GCTGAACATCACGTGTAACGGTGAAGTAGACGCGCTGCATTTGTACCGGAACCGCTCCATGATCCCTGTAGACAGGACGAAGAGGCAATCCCAGTACATGTTTGTGCACAGGAGAAGGCGAGACGCTAGCG TGCATACGAATGCTATCAGCAAACCAGTACCGCAGTGTTCGTTTGCCCACCTCCCCATAACCAAGGAGACCCGAAATGGATTTGACTATTACAACACAAGT TTTGCGATGTTGGTGGCGTCACAGAAGGAAGAAGGCTTGTACAACCTCTATTTCCACAACTGCCCTCACAAAGCAGGTGGCGAAACTACGCCTATAAATACTGTG ATCGAAATATACGAAAGCAATGGCGGCCACAACTTCCTATCGGCCGGCGAGATGCCGCTGCCCGCTTTATACAGCATGATGTCTTTAATATTCTTCCTAAGCGCTGGCTTCTGGACTTTCATCCTGCGTACCAgcagacaccctgtatacaggatCCACATCATCATGTGTGTGCTGGTGTATCTCAAAGCGCTGTCTTTGGCCTTCCACGGAATCAACTACAACTTCATACAGAGGCGGGGAGAGCACGTGACTGCTTGGGCTATTATGTACTACATTACGCATTT GCTTAAAGGTGCCTTGCTCTTCGTGACTATAGTGCTAGTGGGCACTGGGTGGAACTTCATCAAGAATATTCTGACCGATCGTGACAAGAAGCTGTTCATGATCGTCATACCACTTCAG GTGGTGGCGAACGTGGCCGAGATAATAATAGAGGAGAGTGAGGAGGGTGCGGCGGAGCATAACGCCTGGCGCGGCGTGTTCATTTTGGTGGATCTCCTCTGCTGCGCTGCTATACTGTTCCCGGTGGTTTG GTCAATCCGCCACCTCCAAGATACTTCAAGCACGAACATGCGCAAACGCAAGCTCAAGTTGTTCCGCCATTTCTACATCATGGTGGTCTGCTACATATACTTCACAAGGATCATCATCTCCTTGCTTAAG
- the LOC135087006 gene encoding phosphatidylserine lipase ABHD16A produces the protein MLTRAWTCMFSPRLYKIYRDGPKENPYQPQGIEKWTDKFVGSANTLYNIGYYTSPFILMYAWRRGFISSFETLFLVQCLGGMSCLLVIAVILRGIARAMNPKYVEFVNALAVSPNDTRALLNSIRKYDFDFKYWPCTFRVPQRVRYPWFTSPYNRCASPDLPPFKRAMIQTLAYIATHTFGLRLIYPGSVALINHVLWVPALQGRTQLVEGFEGQRTKVGTAENNYIDTMFIDNRAHSAKGRTLVVCCEGNSGFYEVGIMTAPAKTGYSVLGWNHPGFGGSTGQPYPSQEQNAIDAVIQYAINELNFMPENMVMYGWSIGGYTATWAAVNYPMMRGLILDATFDDLLPLAENQMPPSWSLLVKEVVRSHVNLNVAEMVEKFNGPVQLIRRTEDEIITLRQGVLSTNRGNPLLVRLVESRHRMLHSNTRECLRQLVGLNDAQRTSLNFTSINEYEQRALRLVSDVISL, from the exons ATGTTGACGAGAGCGTGGACGTGCATGTTTTCCCCGCGTCTCTACAAAATCTACAGAGATGGGCCTAAAGAA AACCCTTATCAACCACAAGGGATCGAAAAATGGACTGACAAGTTCGTGGGTTCG GCCAACACCCTATACAACATTGGCTATTACACTTCCCCCTTCATCTTAATGTATGCTTGGCGCCGTGGCTTCATTTCGTCTTTCGAAACCCTGTTCCTGGTGCAATGTCTGGGTGGAATGAGCTGCCTCCTGGTGATCGCGGTCATTCTGAGGGGAATAGCTCGTGCTATGAACCCAAAATACGTGGAGTTTGTGAACGCTTTGGCTGTCTCCCCCAACGATACAAGAGCGCTGCTGAATTCCATCAGGAAGTACGACTTCGATTTCAAGTACTGGCCGTGCACTTTCAGAGTGCCTCAGCGTGTGAG GTATCCTTGGTTCACTAGCCCGTACAACCGCTGCGCCTCCCCCGACCTGCCCCCCTTCAAACGAGCCATGATCCAGACACTCGCCTACATCGCCACTCATACATTCGGACTGCGGCTCATCTATCCCGGCTCTGTGGCGCTGATCAACCATGTCTTGT GGGTTCCGGCATTGCAAGGAAGGACTCAATTGGTTGAGGGGTTCGAGGGACAGAGGACTAAGGTTGGGACGGCTGAAAATAACTACATCGATACGATGTTTATCGATAATCGGGCGCATAGCGCGAAGGGGCGCACGCTCGTGGTGTGCTGTGAGGGCAACTCGGGCTTCTACGAGGTGGGGATCATGACGGCTCCCGCTAAGACTGGATACTCCGTGCTGGGCTGGAACCATCCTGGATTTGGAGGGAGCACG GGGCAACCATACCCGTCCCAAGAGCAGAACGCAATAGATGCCGTGATTCAGTACGCTATCAACGAGCTGAACTTTATGCCCGAGAATATGGTCATGTACGGCTGGAGCATCGGCGGGTACACGGCCACCTGGGCTGCCGTCAACTACCCCATGATGAGGGGACTG ATTCTGGACGCCACCTTCGACGACCTGCTGCCCCTTGCCGAGAACCAAATGCCGCCCTCCTGGTCGCTGCTGGTGAAGGAAGTGGTCCGCTCGCACGTGAATCTGAACGTCGCAGAGATGGTGGAAAAGTTCAACGGGCCGGTGCAGCTGATCCGTAGGACTGAGGACGAAATCATCACGCTGCG CCAAGGAGTCCTCTCAACGAACCGCGGCAACCCGCTCCTGGTCCGTCTGGTCGAGAGCCGCCACCGCATGCTGCACTCGAACACCCGCGAGTGCCTCCGCCAACTGGTCGGCCTGAACGACGCTCAGAGGACCTCGCTCAACTTCACGTCCATCAACGAGTACGAGCAACGAGCGCTGCGCCTGGTGAGTGACGTCATCAGCCTTTAG